Proteins from a genomic interval of Prevotella sp. E13-27:
- a CDS encoding SPFH domain-containing protein, with amino-acid sequence MDLFLYFLIAIAIVAVIIVKKTLVIIPQSETKIVERLGKYHATLEAGINFIIPFIDSAKNIVVLNHGRYSYSSTIDLREQVYDFPSQNVITKDNIQMEINALLYFQIMDPYKAAYEISNLPNAIEKLTQTTLRNIIGEMELDETLTSRDTINQKLRLVLDDATDKWGVKVNRVELQDITPPSSVLSAMEKQMQAERNKRAQILTSEGEKAAEILASEGEKTAMINRAEAAKQQAILTAEGEAQARIRKAEAEAQAIELITQAVGKSSNPANYLLAQKYIQMLQELATGDKTKTVYLPYEATNLMGSIGGIKDLFKSE; translated from the coding sequence ATGGATCTATTTCTTTATTTCTTAATTGCCATCGCTATTGTGGCTGTTATCATTGTGAAGAAGACGCTGGTTATCATTCCTCAGTCAGAAACAAAGATTGTAGAGCGTCTTGGTAAGTATCATGCTACTTTGGAAGCAGGTATCAACTTCATCATTCCTTTCATTGATAGTGCAAAGAACATTGTCGTGCTGAACCACGGTCGCTATTCTTATTCATCTACGATTGATCTTCGTGAGCAGGTTTACGACTTCCCTTCTCAGAACGTTATCACAAAGGATAATATCCAGATGGAGATTAACGCATTGCTTTATTTCCAGATCATGGATCCTTACAAGGCTGCCTATGAGATTAGCAATCTGCCGAACGCTATTGAGAAACTGACTCAGACCACACTGCGTAACATTATCGGTGAGATGGAACTTGACGAGACCCTTACTTCTCGTGATACCATTAACCAGAAGCTGCGCCTCGTTCTTGATGATGCTACTGACAAGTGGGGTGTAAAGGTTAACCGAGTAGAGCTTCAGGACATCACTCCTCCATCATCAGTGTTGAGCGCCATGGAGAAGCAGATGCAGGCAGAGCGTAACAAGCGTGCACAGATTCTTACATCAGAAGGTGAGAAGGCTGCAGAGATCCTGGCATCTGAGGGTGAGAAGACCGCTATGATTAACCGTGCAGAGGCAGCTAAGCAGCAGGCTATTCTTACTGCTGAAGGTGAGGCTCAGGCTCGCATACGTAAGGCTGAAGCTGAGGCACAAGCTATTGAACTGATTACTCAGGCTGTTGGTAAGAGCAGCAATCCAGCAAACTACCTGTTGGCACAGAAGTACATCCAAATGTTGCAGGAACTGGCTACTGGTGACAAAACTAAGACTGTTTATCTGCCTTACGAAGCAACAAACCTGATGGGCTCTATTGGCGGTATCAAGGATTTGTTCAAGAGTGAATAA
- a CDS encoding DMT family transporter produces the protein MAWLLLAFMSAAFLGVYDSLKKKALKNNAVIPILFLNTLFSSLIFLPFIVLSGSSHVLDDTIFHVGSGGWDMHKYIVLKALIVLSSWVLGYFGMKHLPLTIVGPINATRPVMVLVGALLVFGERLNIWQWIGVLLAVASFFLLSRSGKKEGIDFKHDHWIYMIVGAAVLGAVSGLYDKYLMAPVESGGVGLDRMMVQSWYNIYQCVMMLAMLMLLWWPKHQQTTPFHWDWAIIGVSIFLSTADFVYFYSLSLPDAMISIVSMVRRGSVIVSFLCGALFFREKNLKAKAFDLALVLLGMIFLYIGSN, from the coding sequence ATGGCTTGGTTATTGTTAGCTTTTATGTCAGCCGCCTTTCTTGGCGTGTATGACTCATTGAAGAAAAAGGCATTGAAGAATAATGCAGTTATCCCGATTCTGTTTCTTAACACACTGTTCTCGTCGCTTATATTCCTTCCGTTCATAGTACTCAGCGGCTCTTCCCATGTACTCGATGATACAATATTTCATGTGGGTTCAGGTGGATGGGATATGCATAAGTACATTGTGCTGAAAGCATTGATTGTATTATCGTCGTGGGTGCTTGGCTATTTCGGCATGAAGCACCTGCCGCTAACCATTGTTGGACCGATTAATGCTACAAGACCTGTAATGGTGCTTGTGGGCGCACTGCTTGTGTTCGGTGAGCGACTGAACATTTGGCAGTGGATAGGTGTGTTGCTGGCAGTGGCATCATTCTTTCTTCTTAGCAGAAGTGGCAAGAAGGAAGGTATAGACTTCAAACACGACCACTGGATATACATGATTGTCGGTGCTGCAGTACTTGGCGCAGTGAGCGGACTCTATGACAAATACCTTATGGCACCTGTAGAGTCGGGTGGAGTTGGACTTGACAGGATGATGGTACAGTCATGGTATAATATCTATCAGTGTGTGATGATGCTGGCAATGCTGATGCTGCTTTGGTGGCCGAAACATCAGCAGACGACACCCTTCCACTGGGACTGGGCCATCATCGGTGTGAGCATTTTTCTTTCAACAGCCGACTTCGTTTATTTCTATTCACTATCGCTTCCCGATGCCATGATAAGTATTGTGTCAATGGTGCGTCGCGGTTCAGTAATAGTGTCGTTCCTGTGTGGAGCGTTGTTCTTTCGTGAGAAGAATCTCAAGGCGAAGGCTTTTGACCTTGCATTGGTGCTGTTAGGCATGATTTTCCTCTATATAGGCAGCAATTAA
- a CDS encoding nucleotidyl transferase AbiEii/AbiGii toxin family protein translates to MELLNKLMCLPVLDQTRLVGGTALALQYGHRRSVDLDFFGYATDDVDELTEALKDCVAKIVRGNCSKRIKAYMLDDVKVDIVTYDYPWINEPVIVDGIRLASPKDIAAMKVNAVMGRGTKKDFIDIYFLLKHFTFEEIIKFYLKKYSDGSEYRALLSMTYFGDADCQPMPLMFDNVSWETMKDTIKKAVEDYNQKHM, encoded by the coding sequence TTGGAACTCTTAAATAAACTAATGTGCTTGCCTGTGCTGGATCAAACTAGACTTGTGGGAGGTACCGCGCTTGCATTGCAATATGGTCATCGTCGTTCTGTTGACCTTGATTTCTTTGGTTATGCTACAGATGATGTTGATGAATTGACTGAGGCGTTGAAGGATTGTGTAGCAAAAATAGTACGTGGCAATTGTTCAAAGCGAATCAAAGCCTATATGCTTGATGATGTAAAGGTTGATATCGTTACCTATGATTATCCTTGGATAAATGAACCTGTTATTGTTGATGGGATTCGACTCGCATCTCCTAAAGATATAGCAGCCATGAAGGTAAATGCAGTAATGGGGCGTGGTACTAAGAAGGATTTTATAGATATTTATTTTTTGCTTAAGCATTTTACTTTTGAGGAGATAATAAAGTTCTACTTGAAAAAGTATTCTGATGGTTCGGAATACCGCGCATTATTAAGTATGACATATTTTGGAGATGCGGATTGCCAACCAATGCCTTTGATGTTTGATAACGTCTCGTGGGAGACAATGAAAGATACAATTAAAAAGGCTGTTGAGGATTATAACCAGAAGCATATGTAG
- a CDS encoding phospholipase D-like domain-containing protein, whose translation MKFRIHSKVAGVAFSILACFCQTTNAQETSDSMVMRDMLDYGINFSHNNRVTLLMSGQEKFDDMFKAIRQARQSIHLEYFNFRNDSIASLLFDILREKRKEGVEVRALFDGFGNDSNNQPLLKRHIKALRNDSIDIWEYDPIRFPWVNHIWPRDHRKIVVIDGSIAYTGGMNVADYYIKGTEQVGEWRDMHCRIEGGAVNELQLIFSRIWERVTGEDIWQQKYFNAYKPEKYNNLKPDTTTTAGHKIVGIVNREPHTTNDAVRRMYLSAIDHAQDSIRIINPYFTLIPSVNKALKRAIGRGVKVEIMVSAKSDIPLTPDCVFYNVHKLMKRGATVWLYQPGFHHSKIMMVDGRFCTVGSTNLDARSLRFDYEENALIIDPFTTKELDNMFDRDKTKSIMLTEEEWDKLRTPWQKFRGWFAHLLRPVL comes from the coding sequence ATGAAATTCAGGATACACAGCAAAGTAGCGGGGGTGGCTTTTTCCATCCTCGCATGCTTCTGCCAAACGACAAACGCTCAAGAAACATCTGACTCAATGGTAATGAGAGACATGCTCGACTATGGCATAAACTTCTCTCATAACAACCGTGTCACATTGCTCATGTCTGGACAGGAAAAGTTCGACGACATGTTCAAGGCTATTCGTCAGGCGCGCCAAAGCATCCACCTTGAATATTTCAACTTCCGCAACGATTCAATAGCATCGCTACTATTCGACATCCTGCGCGAGAAACGAAAGGAGGGTGTCGAGGTAAGGGCACTCTTCGATGGTTTTGGAAACGACTCAAACAACCAGCCACTGCTGAAACGACACATCAAAGCACTTCGCAACGACAGCATAGATATATGGGAGTACGACCCAATACGTTTCCCATGGGTAAACCACATCTGGCCACGCGACCATAGAAAGATTGTAGTCATCGACGGTTCCATAGCCTATACTGGCGGAATGAACGTGGCAGACTATTATATAAAAGGTACGGAGCAGGTGGGAGAATGGCGCGACATGCATTGCCGCATAGAAGGTGGGGCTGTCAACGAGCTGCAACTAATCTTCTCACGAATATGGGAAAGAGTTACTGGCGAAGACATCTGGCAGCAAAAGTACTTCAATGCATATAAACCAGAAAAGTACAATAATCTGAAACCAGATACCACAACTACAGCAGGACACAAGATTGTAGGCATAGTAAACCGAGAGCCTCATACCACAAACGATGCCGTAAGACGAATGTATCTGTCGGCAATAGACCATGCACAAGATTCAATTCGCATCATAAACCCCTACTTCACCCTGATACCTTCAGTTAACAAAGCCTTGAAAAGAGCCATAGGCAGAGGTGTTAAGGTAGAAATAATGGTATCGGCAAAGAGCGACATTCCTTTGACTCCAGACTGTGTATTCTATAATGTTCACAAACTGATGAAGCGAGGAGCTACTGTATGGCTTTATCAACCTGGCTTCCACCACTCAAAAATAATGATGGTAGATGGACGTTTCTGCACAGTTGGTTCAACGAACCTTGATGCACGAAGTCTGCGCTTCGACTATGAGGAGAATGCTCTCATCATTGACCCTTTTACAACAAAGGAACTTGACAACATGTTCGACCGTGATAAGACAAAGAGCATTATGCTCACTGAAGAGGAATGGGACAAGCTCCGCACACCGTGGCAGAAGTTCCGAGGATGGTTCGCTCACCTGCTAAGACCTGTATTATAA
- the ruvC gene encoding crossover junction endodeoxyribonuclease RuvC, whose protein sequence is MKNKGEKIILGIDPGTNIMGYGVLRVVDTKAQMITMGVIDLRKFGDGYLKLGHIFERVTGIIDSFLPDELAIEAPFFGKNVQSMLKLGRAQGVAIAAAIRHSVPIHEYAPMKIKMALTGNGTASKEQVAGMLQRLLKIKDDDMGQFMDATDALAAAYCHFLQMGRPETDAPHYKGWKDFVTKNKERSSEGRKPTKTE, encoded by the coding sequence ATGAAGAACAAAGGCGAAAAAATAATACTTGGCATTGACCCTGGAACAAACATCATGGGTTATGGTGTGTTACGTGTGGTTGATACGAAGGCACAGATGATTACTATGGGAGTCATCGACCTGCGCAAGTTTGGCGACGGCTACCTAAAGCTGGGACATATCTTTGAACGCGTTACAGGAATCATTGACTCATTCTTGCCCGACGAACTTGCCATCGAGGCTCCGTTCTTTGGTAAGAATGTGCAGTCAATGCTGAAGCTCGGACGTGCACAAGGTGTCGCCATAGCTGCAGCAATACGCCATAGTGTTCCCATCCACGAGTATGCCCCAATGAAAATAAAGATGGCATTGACTGGTAACGGAACAGCTTCGAAAGAGCAGGTGGCAGGAATGCTTCAGCGATTGCTGAAGATAAAAGACGACGATATGGGACAGTTTATGGATGCCACCGATGCACTGGCAGCCGCATACTGTCACTTTCTTCAGATGGGACGCCCGGAGACCGATGCTCCACACTATAAAGGATGGAAGGATTTTGTCACGAAGAACAAAGAGCGCTCGTCTGAAGGACGCAAACCTACGAAGACAGAATGA
- a CDS encoding NfeD family protein, giving the protein MIEYLLANMWQVWAVLAVLGLILELTSGDFFIMCLAIGAAGAAITAPFANLYWQIGVFAIVSLFSLFQVRPFVLRYLHNNEEKRVSNADALLGRKGRVSETIPAGGFGYVAIDGDQWRAVAANDEEIAEGTRVKIVSRESTIVTVEQLVD; this is encoded by the coding sequence ATGATTGAGTATCTGTTAGCCAATATGTGGCAAGTGTGGGCGGTATTAGCCGTCTTGGGACTGATCCTCGAACTAACCTCTGGCGATTTCTTCATCATGTGTTTAGCTATAGGAGCGGCAGGCGCAGCCATAACGGCACCTTTCGCTAACCTCTACTGGCAGATTGGTGTCTTCGCCATTGTATCGTTGTTCAGTCTGTTTCAGGTACGTCCTTTCGTGTTGCGTTATCTGCACAACAATGAAGAAAAACGTGTTAGTAATGCTGATGCTCTGTTGGGACGTAAGGGACGCGTCAGCGAGACCATCCCTGCTGGAGGCTTCGGCTATGTAGCAATAGATGGTGACCAATGGAGAGCAGTAGCTGCTAACGATGAGGAAATAGCTGAAGGCACACGTGTCAAGATTGTGAGTCGTGAGAGCACTATTGTCACCGTAGAACAATTAGTAGATTAA
- the truA gene encoding tRNA pseudouridine(38-40) synthase TruA, producing MRYFITLSYDGTRYHGWQVQPNGVSVQGELQRCLSLLLREEVSVTGAGRTDAGVHARMMTAHFDIDHEIEDTKQLAYKLNRVLPFDIAVQEVKRVSDDLHARFSAIARTYRYYIYTEKSPFERHYACHIHYPLDFELMNSAARVLMEYDDFGAFCKSHTDVKTTLCKVTVAEWVQTSPSTWYFEITANRFLRNMVRAVVGTLIEVGRGRLTIDDFRKVIEGKRRSDAGESMPGNALFLERIDY from the coding sequence ATGCGATATTTCATTACACTAAGTTATGATGGTACACGCTATCATGGGTGGCAGGTGCAGCCCAATGGTGTGTCGGTACAGGGCGAACTTCAACGGTGTCTCTCGCTATTGTTGCGCGAAGAGGTCAGCGTCACAGGTGCAGGACGTACTGATGCTGGTGTTCATGCACGCATGATGACTGCCCATTTCGACATAGACCATGAGATTGAAGACACGAAACAGCTGGCATATAAGTTAAATCGTGTGTTACCATTCGATATTGCTGTACAAGAAGTGAAGAGGGTTAGTGATGATCTTCATGCACGTTTCTCTGCTATCGCGCGCACGTACCGTTATTATATATATACAGAGAAATCACCTTTCGAACGCCATTATGCATGCCATATTCACTATCCGCTCGACTTCGAGCTGATGAATAGTGCAGCACGTGTGCTGATGGAATATGATGACTTTGGCGCTTTCTGTAAGTCGCATACCGATGTAAAGACAACACTCTGCAAGGTGACCGTTGCCGAGTGGGTGCAGACATCGCCTTCAACATGGTATTTCGAGATAACTGCCAACCGATTCCTGCGGAACATGGTGCGTGCTGTAGTTGGAACGCTCATTGAAGTGGGACGAGGACGCCTGACGATTGACGATTTCCGTAAGGTTATAGAGGGGAAACGTCGCTCTGATGCTGGCGAGTCGATGCCTGGCAATGCACTGTTCCTTGAGAGAATAGATTATTAG
- a CDS encoding DUF6922 domain-containing protein, with product MSSKECISKFSPNLFWDIDESQLMMDDHSLYIIQRVLEYGQMDDWRLINKYYGLERITEECKKMRTLDPVCLSFICTISHTKEEDYRCYHFRQSCPTPWNS from the coding sequence ATGAGTAGTAAAGAGTGTATAAGTAAATTTTCTCCAAATCTTTTCTGGGATATTGATGAGTCCCAGTTAATGATGGATGACCATTCTTTGTACATTATCCAACGTGTGCTGGAGTATGGACAGATGGATGATTGGCGACTTATCAACAAGTATTACGGTTTAGAGCGAATCACTGAAGAATGCAAAAAAATGCGGACATTGGATCCTGTATGCCTTTCTTTTATTTGTACTATATCACATACTAAAGAAGAAGATTATCGATGCTATCATTTCAGACAGTCCTGCCCAACACCTTGGAACTCTTAA
- a CDS encoding ATP-binding cassette domain-containing protein, whose product MTKESKITVIFGPNGSGKTRYAEDMRRKMASDSLRYIAFSDAYGAATDKAYYLQLRWNQHDIDEETPRVGKLLEKAYLNAGNDTPERSLLRQQLYEIFDIEPFLDKYVILLSSGELRKFQLVKALLSHPTTLILDNPFIGLDAETRQLLNTLLFQLNRQQGINLYLLLSKREDVPDYADEIIYLGDSNDKQTNVQPTEYYAKEMASIEAEMTENHNPSQSDVVVEMNKVSIRYGERTILRGLDWVIRKGERWALCGQNGSGKSTLLSLICADNPQSYACDIKLFGNQRGHGESIWEIKRRIGYVSPEMHRSYMRNIPTINVVASGLKDTVGLYIRANESEKNQCLKWMRLFGIEHLAQRSFLTLSSGEQRLALVARAFVKCPELLILDEPLHGLDNNNRQLVKNIIEAYCQDKSKTLIMVTHYEEELPECITKRKTLEKIKEPTV is encoded by the coding sequence ATGACAAAAGAATCTAAGATAACAGTAATATTCGGACCTAACGGCAGCGGAAAAACAAGATATGCCGAGGATATGCGCCGAAAGATGGCAAGCGATAGCCTGCGATACATTGCTTTCAGCGATGCCTATGGTGCTGCTACCGACAAAGCCTATTACTTGCAGCTACGCTGGAACCAACACGACATTGACGAAGAGACACCACGCGTAGGTAAACTTCTTGAAAAGGCTTACCTTAATGCCGGAAACGATACGCCTGAACGTTCCTTATTACGTCAGCAGCTTTATGAGATCTTTGACATAGAGCCATTCTTAGACAAATATGTCATACTCCTCTCAAGTGGCGAGCTACGCAAGTTCCAACTGGTAAAAGCTCTTCTCTCCCACCCCACGACACTCATTCTCGACAATCCTTTCATAGGACTTGACGCTGAGACGCGCCAGTTACTTAATACTCTTCTCTTTCAGCTCAACAGACAGCAGGGCATCAACCTATATTTACTTCTATCGAAACGAGAAGATGTGCCAGATTATGCCGACGAAATAATATATTTAGGCGATAGCAACGATAAACAAACGAATGTTCAGCCTACGGAATACTATGCAAAGGAGATGGCTTCAATAGAGGCCGAAATGACGGAAAATCATAATCCTTCGCAGAGTGATGTCGTTGTAGAAATGAACAAGGTAAGCATACGCTATGGAGAACGAACAATACTGCGCGGCCTTGACTGGGTTATTCGCAAAGGTGAACGGTGGGCACTTTGCGGGCAAAATGGTAGCGGCAAGTCAACTCTTCTGTCACTGATATGTGCCGACAATCCACAGAGCTATGCCTGCGACATTAAACTATTCGGCAATCAGCGTGGGCATGGAGAGAGCATCTGGGAGATCAAGCGTCGCATAGGCTATGTATCGCCAGAAATGCACCGCTCTTACATGCGCAATATACCAACCATTAACGTAGTTGCAAGCGGACTGAAAGATACCGTCGGTCTATACATAAGAGCAAATGAATCTGAAAAGAATCAATGTCTAAAATGGATGCGGCTCTTCGGAATAGAACATCTGGCTCAGCGTTCTTTCCTCACACTCTCAAGTGGTGAGCAGCGCCTCGCTCTTGTTGCTCGTGCCTTCGTAAAGTGTCCCGAGTTGCTTATCCTCGATGAGCCTCTGCATGGACTCGACAATAACAACCGTCAATTGGTTAAAAACATTATCGAGGCTTACTGTCAGGACAAATCAAAGACACTCATCATGGTAACCCACTACGAGGAGGAACTTCCAGAATGTATTACCAAACGTAAAACGTTAGAAAAAATAAAAGAACCAACAGTATAA